From the genome of Anopheles moucheti chromosome 3, idAnoMoucSN_F20_07, whole genome shotgun sequence, one region includes:
- the LOC128306023 gene encoding adenosine 5'-monophosphoramidase HINT3-like, which yields MSLPSPFTLFVYNNQHSMAAIQNTLPGCIFCKIATQSDPATDVVFRNERMCIFKDIRPASDFHYLAIPNHHVENVNSLTVADKPLLAELKRELVNFMESNDVDLHQTCFGFHMPPFTSVKHLHLHAIAPVGRMGFISRMIFRPNTMWFKTDEAIMQAISSEGSSR from the exons ATGAGCCTTCCTAGTCCCTTTACTCTTTTTGTGTATAATAATCAACATTCCATGGCCGCCATACAAAATACGCTGCCGGGTTGTATTTTCTGTAAAATCGCCACTCAAAGCGATCCTGCAACGGATGTTGTGTTCCGAAATGAGCGAATGTGTATTTTTAAAGACATTCGACCGGCATCGGATTTCCATTATCTGGCTATACCCAACCATCATGTTGAAAATGTAAACTCTCTCACTGTTGCTGATAAACCCTTGC TTGCGGAACTGAAACGTGAGCTGGTTAACTTTATGGAAAGCAACGATGTTGATCTGCACCAGACTTGCTTCGGTTTTCACATGCCTCCATTTACAAGCGTGAAGCATTTACACCTGCATGCAATTGCACCAGTCGGTAGGATGGGGTTTATTTCTAGGATGATTTTTCGACCCAATACTATGTGGTTTAAAACG GATGAGGCTATTATGCAGGCTATTTCTAGCGAGGGTTCAAGTCGATAG